A segment of the Desulfitobacterium dehalogenans ATCC 51507 genome:
TGACCTTATTGGTAGGGCTTTCATCAAAGCGAGCAAAATATCGTCCCAACATAATGAAGTCTGAACCCATGGCCAGAGCCAAAGTCATATGATAGTCATGGACAATCCCACCGTCGGAGCAGATCGGGACATAGATTCCTGTCTCTTCAAAATACTCATCCCGAGCTTTGGCCACTTCAATTACGGCTGTGGCCTGTCCGCGACCAATTCCCTTTTGCTCCCGAGTAATACAAATAGAACCGCCGCCAATTCCTACTTTAACAAAATCAGCCCCAGCTTTGGCCAGGAATAGGAAGCCCTCCCGATCCACCACATTACCGGCACCCACTTTAACCTTATCACCGTAATGCTCACGGATCCAGTCTATGGTTATCTTCTGCCATTCTGTAAAACCTTCCGAGGAATCAATACACAAAACATCTGCTCCCGCATTGACCAAAGCGGGGATGCGCTCTGCATAATCCCGAGTATTGATACCGGCTCCTACCACATAACGTTTGGAAGTATCCAGAAGCTCATTCTCATTTTCTTTGTTGGAGTCATAGTCCTTGCGGAAAACCATGGTTTTCAAACGCTGGTCTTTATCGATGAGAGGCAAAGAGTTTAATTTATGCTCCCAGATAATATCATTGGCTTCCTTAAGTGTGGTCTTTTCGTCAGCGCAAATAAGGTCCTCGAATTTAGTCATAAATTCCGCGACTTTGGTATCGGTGGACATCCGGCTCACCCGATAATCACGGCTGGTTACAAGACCGGCTAATTTTCCATTCGCTGTGCCGTCATCGGTGACAGCAACCGTTGAATGGCCTGTTTTCTCTTTTAAAGCCAAAATATCTGCCAAAGTATCCTCCGGCTTCACATTGGAATCGCTAATGACAAAGCCTGCCTTATGGTTTTTTACTTTGGCTACCATTTGGGCTTGGTTTTCTATAGTCTGGGAGCCATAAATAAAGGAGATTCCTCCCTCTTTGGCCAAGGCGATAGCCATTTTATCATCGGAGACGGATTGCATGATGGCCGAGACAAGGGGAATATTCATCATAATAGAGGATTGTTCCCCTTTTTTGAACTTAACCACCGGTGTTTTCAAACTTACATTAGTAGGTATACAATCGGTAGAGGAATATCCTGGGACCAAGAGGTATTCTCCAAAAGTCCGTGAAGGTTCGTCAAAAAATAATGCCATTTCTATCACTCCTGATTTAAAAACTTTTATCTTTTATCTTATCATTATCACCCGGATAAAAACAAGTATTCTTTTCAAGAAATATAATTATTTCCGTAAGAATCTAAGCAGCGTCTCTTCAAAAACTTGGTCTTCAACCGGGCTTCGTTTGGCGGGACCTTTGGTTCTTCCTCCCGATCGGCGGTATTTAGCCTTCAGCTCCCTTTCCTCCAATAAATTAGCTATTAATTCAGGACGATATTCCTTACCGGCTGGACTAAGGGCTCTCCCCCCTTTGCCCAATACCATGGCTGCCAGGCCAATATCCTGAGTCACGATAATATCCCCTGCTTCACACAGGTTCATCACTTTAATATCCGTTTCCTGGGGAGAGTTCCCGACGATAATATGATGATCCGAGGCAATCTCATGGTTAAAGCTGGCCACTGTCCACACGGGGATACCGTATTGACGGCCAATTTCAAGACAGATCTGAAGAACAGCTTTGGGGCAGGCATCACCATCAATAAGAATCTTCATGGTTTGAGCATTCCTCTTTCAATGGATCTCTGAATTAATCTTTCGATATATTCATAGAGCTGAGGAACTTTTTCCTTGGCTATCTCAGTGCGCTTTAATACCTTTTCACTGGTGACTCCAGGTCTTTGCCAAGTTTGGCCCTCTGTATTGTAATTGAGCAGTAAGGGCTGAAAACGGTCCAAAGTCGCTGCAAAAGCCGCTTCCTTGGTCTCCATCTCTTCAAATTCCTCCCAGAGGCTCATCATCTTTTGGGCTTGATCCTCGGGCAGCATATTAAACAGGCGGTCTGCAGCTTCCTGTTCCCGCTCCGCCTTATCTTCATACCCTTTCTCATCATAACAATAAGTATCTCCGGCATAAATCTCTACCAAGTCATGGATCAATACCATGCTGATCACTTTGGCTATATCTATGGTTTGATCCTCGGCGTATTCGGAAAGAATCATAGCCATCACCGCTAAATGCCAGGAATGTTCTGCGTCATTCTCATAGCGCCTGCTGCTGATCGTAATACTCTGACGGGTGATATCCTTTAACGCATCGATGGCTACTATGAAATCAATCTGTTTTTCCATTCTTTCACTGATCAATTCAATCCATCTCCTTATAGCTTATGGGATCCTTGATACCGGCTTCGGCAAATCCCTTGAGTCTCAGGGCGCAGCTGTCACAGGTTCCACAGGCCTTTTCTCCACCGCGGTAACAACTTGTGGTACTATGCAAGGGAGCATCATTCTCTACGGCTAATTGGATGGTTTCAGCTTTGGAAAGATACATCAGCGGCGCTTTGATTGCAATGGTTTGACCGCTCACTCCCGCTTTCGTTCCAACATCCACAACCTTCTGGAAAGCCTGCAAAAACTCCGGACGGCAATCCGGATAGCCGCTGTAATCCACGGAGCTGATACCGATAAAGATGGCCTCTGCTCCTATAACCTCTCCATAACCTAAGGCATAGCTTAAGAAAAGAATATTGCGGGCTGGAACGTAGGTCACGGGTATTTCTCCATCTTCTGCGTAATCCGGAACTTGAATGGCGGAATCTGTTAAAGCACTTCCTCCCACACTATCAATCTTAATGATTCGATGCTCTTTGACCTTATAGTATTGGGCTACAGCTTTTGCCGCATCCAGTTCACGTTGATGCCTTTGTCCATAATCAAAGGATAATGGATACAACTCATATCCGGCCTTATAGGCAACACTCATGCAGGTCGTGCTGTCCAGGCCCCCTGAGAGCAATACTACAGCTTTTTTCATAGACTAGCTCCTTATCTTCTTTTCAAAATCAAGTGGGCTTTAAACTATCATTCAGTTTTGATCTGTCCTTTCGGAAAAGAATCAGGGACCAGAGATAACCACCGAAAACCTTGGCAAAGAATTGTCCAAAGACAGCGTAGGGAATAAAAGCCCCAAAGGCCAAAGTCGGAAAAGCAATAGAATCTACCGCAGCGGAGGCAATATTAGAACTGTTGACCTTGACAAAACGGGGATGTTTCCTTAAAGCCTGATAAACGGCAGTATCCGTAATTCCGGTAAGCAAAAAGGCGATAAAAGAAGCTATAGCGATTGGCCCGGCATTGCGATTGATAAACCAGGACAATAAAGCGCCCGTTCCTACAAGCAAGAACATCTTCGGCCATAAATGTTTGCGGCTCCATTGCTCATGAAGTTTATCCCGGGCCACCAAGTCAAAAGCAATGAGTAAAAATGCATTAATCGGTGTTGAAATAGGTCCAAAATAAGTTACCGATAAATTAGCTGCGACATTGGCTGCCAAATAGGCTAATACAATGAGCATGATTCCCACTCCCCCGTTTCCTATCAAATTATTATAAACCCTCTGTCAATCCATGAGCAATATGAAGGGCTATTTATCAAAAAGCCCTCCTTTTTTATAACTTTTAATACCGCCACGAGCTTGGCCCAGCTTAGCTGCTGCCTTATTCGGCCCACCTTGTTGAGCACTTTTTTTCTTCTTCTCTTCAATTAATTTTTTCATTAACTCTATATTCTTATCCATTTAAGATATACCTCCGTTTTTTTACTTATTACTCTTAGCGGGATTTACGACCTGCGATCTCTTCAGCCAGCTCACTGAGGTAGGTCCAGCGCTCCAAAGATTCTTCCAGCGCCCTCTCTAAATCTTCCTTTGTTTTCATCAGCTCGTTCAATTTTCCGTAATTACTTCCCGCTTCCACCATATCCTGGTTCACTCGTTCCAATTGCCCCTCAAGGTCGGCAATCCTGTCTTCTATCTGTTCATACTCCCTTTGCTCTTTATAACTCATTTTCAGCGGACGTTCTTTTGGCTTTGCCTGATCCCCGGTATTCCCAGCCTCCTCTGGCTTCGAGGTTTGGCTATGGACCTTCTGCCCTTTGGCGAGAGTATCTTTTGCGAACTGATCCTCCAGAATCCGTCGATCCAATTGTTCCCGGTAATCCGTATAATTCCCTATGGTGGAATGTATTCTCCCTTGACCCTCAAAGGCCAGGATCTGATCCACCACCCTATCCAGGAAAAAGCGATCATGGGATACTGTGATCACGACTCCGGGGAAATTTTCCAGATAGTCTTCAAGAATACTAAGGGTATGAATATCCAGGTCATTGGTCGGCTCATCCAGCAAAAGGACATTAGGGGAGTCCATCAGAACCTGAAGCAGATAAAGCCGTCGTTTCTCTCCTCCGGAGAGTTTTTCAACAGGAGTCCATTGCTGTGCAGGAGTGAAAAGAAAGCGTTCCAGCATTTGGGATGCTGTCAGGACCCCTCCATCAGAAGTTGGAATCACTTCCGCCACGGATTTGATGACATCGATAACCTTGGTCTGAGGTTCGAACTCCCGGTATTCTTGAGCAAAGTACCCTAGCTTGACTGTGGGTCCCCATTCAATCTCCCCTTCATCGGCTTGAATCAGCCCGGCCAAAATATTTAATAGAGTGGATTTGCCGCTGCCGTTGGGGCCAATGATTCCGATTCGGTCAAACTTAGCCAGGATGATGCTGAAATCATCGATGACCATCCCCCGACCAGGGTATGATTTACACAGATGAGAACACTGGATGACCTTTTTCCCTAACCGGGCTGCCCCTGCCGAGACTTCAACCTTCCCGGTCTTTTCCTCAGGCTTATCGGCTTGAAGCTGCTCGAATCGATCAATTCGTGCTTTTTGCTTTGTGGTGCGGGCTTGAGCACCCCGTCGAATCCAGGCCAATTCATTGCGCAGAATATTTTGCCGCTTTCTTTCTGAAGCCTCTTCCTGCTCATCCCGCTCCGCTTTCAATTCTAAGAAACGGCTGTAATTACCCGGATAGGAATATAGTTTTCCCCGATCCAGTTCAAAAATCCGATTCGCCACCCGATCGAGGAAATAGCGATCATGAGTGACCATCAAAAGAGCACCCTTAAGTTTATTCAAATAGTTTTCCAACCAATCCACCATTTCATTGTCGATATGATTGGTAGGTTCATCAAGGATCAATACATTCGAAGGTTGAATCAGGGCGCCGGCCAAAGCCACCCGTTTACGCTGTCCCCCGGACAGGGTCCCTACGGGAATATCAAACTGATTTATCCCCAGCTTGGTGAGAACTGCTTTAGCCTCGCTCTCAATCTGCCAGGCATTGTGGCTGTCCATCTTCTGCCCCAATTGGAGGAGGGCATTTTGATAACTTTCCTTGCTGGGCTCTTGATTCAGCCGCTCCAAGGCCATTTCATAATCCCTAAGCAGCTTCATCAGGGGGGAATTCCCTTTAAAGACCTGCTGCAATACCGTAGCCTCTTGATCAAAATCAGGCTCCTGAGGAAGATATTCCAGCTGCAACTCATTATTGGTTATGATCTGTCCTTGATCTGGTTGCTCCAAGCCGGCCAGAATCTTTAACAAGGTGGACTTCCCTGTTCCATTGACTCCGATAATGCCAATTTTCTGACCTTCCTCTATTCCTAAGGAAATATCCTTGAATAAAGGCTTAATTCCATAACTTTTCGTTAGAGATTCAGCAGTTAACAGATTCATTTTGATTCCCCTTATATCTCCATTAATATAAATAAAGCAACAGGTAAAGTCCATGTTTTATGCACACTAACCTTAAGTATATCATTTCTATGAGCTTCAGTGAACTGCAAATCAAAAAGCTGGAATTCACAGTTTGCTTGCCGTCCTAAAATAATTTATAGTTAAAGATAGAACCATTAACCCAAAGACTAACCACTCTTATATTTGATGTTCCTATCAACGAATGAGGAGGCTTAATTATGTCCAGTGTCATCGACCGCTTTCTAAGGTATGTCGTAATCGACACCCAATCCAATGAAGAATCGCAAACCACCCCCAGCACCGATAAACAGCTGAACCTGGCTCGGCTTCTTGAACAAGAACTTAAAGAACTTGGTTTGCAGAATGTCCGCATCCAAGAGGGCAATGTTTACGGAACTTTACCTGCTAATTCAGCAAAGACTATCCCCGCCATTGGCTTTATCGCCCATATGGATACCAGTCCTGATTTTTCTGGAGAGCATGTCAAGCCCCAGCGTATTGAAAATTATGATGGCAAGGACATTCTTCTTAACCCGGAGCAAAATCTGGTCCTCTCCCCTGCAGACTTCCCGGAATTGCTGGATTACATAGGCAAAACCCTGATCACTACCGATGGAACCACCCTCTTAGGAGCGGATGATAAAGCAGGAATCGCCGAGATCATGGCTGCACTTGAATACCTGACCAAGCACCCGGAAATCGAGCATGGGAAAGTCTGTGTGGCCTTTACTCCCGACGAGGAGGTAGGCCGGGGCGCCGATCAATTTGATGTGGCCGGCTTTGGAGCGGATTTTGCTTATACCGTGGACGGCGGGGCCCTTGGAGAACTGGAGTACGAAAACTTTAATGCTGCCAAGGCTATCGTCAAAGTAAAAGGAAGAAATGTTCATCCCGGCACTGCGAAGAATAAAATGATCAACGCCATCCTTTTAGCCAACGACTATATCGCCAAGCTCCCACCCCAAGAAACACCGGCAACCACAGAAGGTTATGAAGGCTTTTATCATCTCCATGATATCCAAGGGGATGTGGAAGAAACCACCCTTTACTATATTATCCGGGATTTTTATGAAGACTCTTTTGCCAAACGTAAGGAAACCATGCTGAATGTAGCCGAGGAGCTTAACCAAAAAAACGGACTCGGGCTGTTCACCGTCGAGATTACAGACCAATATCAGAATATGAAAGAAAAAATTCACCCGGTGATACATATTGTAGAGAAAGCTCAGGCTGCCATGGAAGCCGTGGGAGTTAAGCCTCTCATCAATCCCATACGCGGGGGGACCGACGGAGCACGCTTATCCTTTATGGGTTTGCCCACCCCCAATCTATTCACCGGCGGACATAATTACCATGGCCGCTATGAATTCATTCCCACCTTCGCCATGGAAAAATCTGTGGAGGTCATCCTCAAAATTATTGAGCTCTATGCTGAAGATCGTTCCTAGTTGAAAAAACCGCGTGCAATCTTTTTGATCTCACGCGGTTTCTCTTTTATCTCAGTGGTATTAAAATCCTAAAACTGTTTAAAAACACTGCTTATATTTGCGGAAATAGGAGCTCGACAATATGAATAAATTCTTCCAATTTACTGCAATCATTAACTAAATATACCGGAAGCCCTATAAAGCGAAAGGGTAGATTTTTATGGATAAATTCATAAAGAGAGGGGGTGTTTTTAGAGGGCATACCCGCTGAAGCCTCTTTTCTATTCTCTCTCCCCAGGGCCTTAAGCTGTTCCTCCAGGATAGAGTAGAGTTCACGATAGTGCTTGGTATTTAGATTATGAGCCTGAATATATCCTTCTCTTTGCCGTGCATACAAGGATTGAATATAGTCCTTCTGCCTGACAGTCCAGTGCGGATGAACCGTTAAGACAAAGGCATTGGCCAAAGTTTCTTCCAGACATTCTTGGGTGCCCCAGGTTTGACTATAGATCTTCTTTTTATAAGCCGGGTAAAGACCATCGCTATCCTTTCCCACATCATCCAGGAGAATACAGTAGCGCTCAATGAGATAATGAAAGGACACATGGGTCAAAACGGAATCCAGAGCCAGGGTATGAGCCTCTCTCAATGTCATAGAGGTCTGTCTGAGAATACTTAAAAGATACATTCCGAACATTTCTGCATAGAGATACAGACCAAAGTCTTCCGAATTAAAATGATAAGGCCGGTAGGTCCCCACCATATCAAAATTCTCACAGCGCCTTTCATTGAAGTGCAGCTCATACTCACATAAATTCAATTTAAGTTGATTGAAGGATTTTGAATTACAGGTTATGGCTTTCCCTTTGGTCAGATATAAGTCCAAGCCCTGCATGATAGGGTATACCTCTTCCCTTACATACTCCCCACGGTTCCACCTCTTTTCTATGGGCAATTCCTGTTGCCAGCTTGTTTCCCTAAATCCATATGACTGACTCTCCCCTTTTAGCACCAGTGATTAAGAAGTATATTAAAGTTGCCATGGCATCACCTTTCGGACATAAGAAAAAGCACCCCCATTGAGAGTGCTTGTATGCTATAATTGATTTTGTAACAGAAAAGGCTTGCAGAGCGGTCGGCATTCCTCCGAAGGGAGGTGATGCCATGGAAGTATATGAGGCTTTAACACTAATGATCTCTTTTGGAGCATTAGTTGCTTTTTTGCTTACCTCCGATAAACGGAAATAGACCGCCTCTGCTCAAGGATGACGGTCTATTTCCCGATTTCTAAAGCCGACCGCACTTCAAGCGGCTGTTACTAGGAGTTATGTTAGCGCATGACTCCTATTTGATTTTAGTATACCACATATTGATCGAAAACATCACTATTGGATGCTATTTTTCATCACTCGGTGGTGCGGCCTAAAAATGTCTTGATCGGTAATTTCTTCCCTTTTCTCTTTTTCCACAAGCTCTAAAAATTCTTTAGACGGAAGGGGCTGTTGCAGTAAGACAGCCCCTAATTAACGATTTCAATGTGCTATTCTTATGATGAAGATTCGGCCTCATCTGCTTTTCGATCCTGAATTTTCGAACCAAAGAGGATTAGACATAAGACCAGGGTTACCATGCCAATGATATAGGGTGTATTCATGGATAATCCATAGATTCCTCCCCCCACCAGAGGGCCAAGGATTCTGCCAAGGCTGCCAAAGGATTGAAATACCCCGAGAGAAGCCCCCTGCCTATTATGGCTGTTTTTGCTCACTAAACTGGAGCTGGTAGGTGTC
Coding sequences within it:
- the queC gene encoding 7-cyano-7-deazaguanine synthase QueC, giving the protein MKKAVVLLSGGLDSTTCMSVAYKAGYELYPLSFDYGQRHQRELDAAKAVAQYYKVKEHRIIKIDSVGGSALTDSAIQVPDYAEDGEIPVTYVPARNILFLSYALGYGEVIGAEAIFIGISSVDYSGYPDCRPEFLQAFQKVVDVGTKAGVSGQTIAIKAPLMYLSKAETIQLAVENDAPLHSTTSCYRGGEKACGTCDSCALRLKGFAEAGIKDPISYKEMD
- the pepT gene encoding peptidase T, with product MSSVIDRFLRYVVIDTQSNEESQTTPSTDKQLNLARLLEQELKELGLQNVRIQEGNVYGTLPANSAKTIPAIGFIAHMDTSPDFSGEHVKPQRIENYDGKDILLNPEQNLVLSPADFPELLDYIGKTLITTDGTTLLGADDKAGIAEIMAALEYLTKHPEIEHGKVCVAFTPDEEVGRGADQFDVAGFGADFAYTVDGGALGELEYENFNAAKAIVKVKGRNVHPGTAKNKMINAILLANDYIAKLPPQETPATTEGYEGFYHLHDIQGDVEETTLYYIIRDFYEDSFAKRKETMLNVAEELNQKNGLGLFTVEITDQYQNMKEKIHPVIHIVEKAQAAMEAVGVKPLINPIRGGTDGARLSFMGLPTPNLFTGGHNYHGRYEFIPTFAMEKSVEVILKIIELYAEDRS
- a CDS encoding YaiI/YqxD family protein, giving the protein MKILIDGDACPKAVLQICLEIGRQYGIPVWTVASFNHEIASDHHIIVGNSPQETDIKVMNLCEAGDIIVTQDIGLAAMVLGKGGRALSPAGKEYRPELIANLLEERELKAKYRRSGGRTKGPAKRSPVEDQVFEETLLRFLRK
- a CDS encoding putative holin-like toxin, giving the protein MEVYEALTLMISFGALVAFLLTSDKRK
- a CDS encoding IMP dehydrogenase produces the protein MALFFDEPSRTFGEYLLVPGYSSTDCIPTNVSLKTPVVKFKKGEQSSIMMNIPLVSAIMQSVSDDKMAIALAKEGGISFIYGSQTIENQAQMVAKVKNHKAGFVISDSNVKPEDTLADILALKEKTGHSTVAVTDDGTANGKLAGLVTSRDYRVSRMSTDTKVAEFMTKFEDLICADEKTTLKEANDIIWEHKLNSLPLIDKDQRLKTMVFRKDYDSNKENENELLDTSKRYVVGAGINTRDYAERIPALVNAGADVLCIDSSEGFTEWQKITIDWIREHYGDKVKVGAGNVVDREGFLFLAKAGADFVKVGIGGGSICITREQKGIGRGQATAVIEVAKARDEYFEETGIYVPICSDGGIVHDYHMTLALAMGSDFIMLGRYFARFDESPTNKVNVNGNYMKEYWGEGSNRARNWERYDMGGDKKLSFEEGVDSYVPYAGSLKDNVTLSLNKVRSTMCNCGVLSIPDLQEKARITLVSATSIVEGGSHDVVLKDNNMVDYMK
- a CDS encoding HD domain-containing protein: MISERMEKQIDFIVAIDALKDITRQSITISSRRYENDAEHSWHLAVMAMILSEYAEDQTIDIAKVISMVLIHDLVEIYAGDTYCYDEKGYEDKAEREQEAADRLFNMLPEDQAQKMMSLWEEFEEMETKEAAFAATLDRFQPLLLNYNTEGQTWQRPGVTSEKVLKRTEIAKEKVPQLYEYIERLIQRSIERGMLKP
- a CDS encoding VUT family protein — its product is MLIVLAYLAANVAANLSVTYFGPISTPINAFLLIAFDLVARDKLHEQWSRKHLWPKMFLLVGTGALLSWFINRNAGPIAIASFIAFLLTGITDTAVYQALRKHPRFVKVNSSNIASAAVDSIAFPTLAFGAFIPYAVFGQFFAKVFGGYLWSLILFRKDRSKLNDSLKPT
- a CDS encoding ABC-F family ATP-binding cassette domain-containing protein codes for the protein MNLLTAESLTKSYGIKPLFKDISLGIEEGQKIGIIGVNGTGKSTLLKILAGLEQPDQGQIITNNELQLEYLPQEPDFDQEATVLQQVFKGNSPLMKLLRDYEMALERLNQEPSKESYQNALLQLGQKMDSHNAWQIESEAKAVLTKLGINQFDIPVGTLSGGQRKRVALAGALIQPSNVLILDEPTNHIDNEMVDWLENYLNKLKGALLMVTHDRYFLDRVANRIFELDRGKLYSYPGNYSRFLELKAERDEQEEASERKRQNILRNELAWIRRGAQARTTKQKARIDRFEQLQADKPEEKTGKVEVSAGAARLGKKVIQCSHLCKSYPGRGMVIDDFSIILAKFDRIGIIGPNGSGKSTLLNILAGLIQADEGEIEWGPTVKLGYFAQEYREFEPQTKVIDVIKSVAEVIPTSDGGVLTASQMLERFLFTPAQQWTPVEKLSGGEKRRLYLLQVLMDSPNVLLLDEPTNDLDIHTLSILEDYLENFPGVVITVSHDRFFLDRVVDQILAFEGQGRIHSTIGNYTDYREQLDRRILEDQFAKDTLAKGQKVHSQTSKPEEAGNTGDQAKPKERPLKMSYKEQREYEQIEDRIADLEGQLERVNQDMVEAGSNYGKLNELMKTKEDLERALEESLERWTYLSELAEEIAGRKSR